tcatgaattgagttgaaattacaaatctatatattaaaatttattggctaatctatttgaatttgaaaatttaaaagatttaaaacttttatacaCCGCGTATAGCGCgggtaattttattaatttaatgacTAAAGCTAAGGATCatatgagaaaaagaaaaagaattgtttttgaaataatagAGTTAAAAGTAAACTTACCTAGCAATTGTGACATTTTTTTCGAGACAATCAAATAGAAAAATTGACATAAATTGAGTTGACATAAGAAGTATTACTCTCTTAGtcccaatttatatgacttatttttttaaatttcaaataaaataacatatttttatatttaataataatataacttcgaataattattttatccttagtgaaataattttatcacgtatatgtataatttattttagataaaattaaaatatattttattcttatgttTTGTGTTGATAAGTCAAACTAAGTAATATAAATTGACAATACTAAATATGGAGGCCCATTGTTTCATATTTGGGTCCGCCTATATGTAAAAGGGAACCTGCGTTGTCTTGGCGAAGCACGCATGCTGAGATACGTAATGGCCAGAACACAGCCATGGAAGAGATTTGCAACCTTCCCAGCATCCCATTGTTGGGCTCTTTGGCACAGGCAATTCTCATCCCAGTCCCTCTACTTGTCGAAAGGGCAATACACGAATTTGGAAATTTCATCTTTCAATTCATCTACATACGCCAATGTGCTTCAGAATTGCATAAAGAACAGGGATTTCATTGTTGGAAAGGCACTCCATTGCGATGTTTTAAAGAGAGGAGGATGTTTAGACCTATTTGGCCAGAACATTTTGCTCAATTTATATGTTAAGTCTGAGTTATTACATGATGCAGTTCAGCTGTTCGATGAAATATCTACGAAAAATGTGGTTTCATTTGTAACATTACTTCAGGGACATTTGCAGGCAGAGGAGTATGTTACAGCTGTTGAATTGTTTAATAGATTGCATAGAGAAGGTCATGAGCTGAACCCATTTGTATTCACAACAATCTTGAAAGTGCTTGTGGGTATGGATGAAGCGGAGATGGGTTGGAACATTCATGCGTGTATTTATAAGCTTGGATTTGACTCTAATCCTTTTGTCAGCACTTCCCTTATTGATGCTTACTCTGTTTCTGGGCTTGTTGATTTTTCCAGGGATGTTTTTAATGGCATTATTGACAAGGACATGGTTTCTTGGACAGGGATTATTACTTGCTATGCGGAAAATGATTACTTTGAAGAAGCACTGGGATGCTTCTCCCAAATGAGGCTGGCAGGTTGGATGCCAAACAACTACACATTTACGAGTGTCATAAAGGCTTGCCTTAGTCTACTGGCCATTGATGTGGGCAAGAGTGTTCATGGATGTGTACTGAAAACTAGGTATGAGATGGATCCTTCTGTTGGTATTTCGTTGCTTGACCTATACTGTAAATCTGGAGATTTGAATGATGCTGCGTGTGTTTTTCAAGAGATACCTGAGCGTGATGTAGTTCATTGGAGTTTTATTATAGCACGATATTCACAGAGTGACCGCTGTGATGAGGCATTGAAGTTCTTTTCCCAAATGAGGAGAGCATTAATTGTTCCAAACCAGTTTACTTTTGCTAGTGTGCTGCAGGCATGTGCATCTGTGGAGGCTTTAGACCTTGGGATGCAAATCCACTGCTATGTGACCAAGTTTGGGCTTGATTCAGATGTGTTTGTAAGAAATGCCCTCATGGATGTATATTCTAAGTGTGGAAAGGTGGAAAATACAGTAGACATGTTTCTGGAGACTGAAAACATAAATGATGTGTCATGGAACACTATTATTGTTGGCCATGTACAATGTGGAGATGGAGAGAAGGCACTAGCTCTGTTTATTGATATGCATGAAGCTCAAGGGCGAGCTTCATCGGTGACATATTCGTCTCTGCTGCGTGCTTGTGCAACCCTGGCTGCATTGGAGCCAGGTCTTCAAATTCACTCGTTTACTATAAAAACCATTTACGATCAAGATCTTGCAGTTGGAAATGCTTTAGTGGATATGTATGCAAAATGTGGGAGTATTAAGGATGCTCGGTTGGTGTTTGAAATGATGATTGAGCGAGATGTTGTATCATGGAATGCTATGGTTTCAGCATATTCCATGCATGGTCTTGGGAATGAAGCTCTCAGTATCTTTGAGAGAATGCGCAGAACGCATGTCAAACCTAATCAATTAACATTTCTTGGTGTCCTTTCAGCATGTAGCAATTCAGGATCTTTGAATCATGGATATGCCTATCTCTCTTTGATGCTGGATGATTATGGTATTGAGCCTTGCGTTGAACATTATACATGCATGGTATCACTTTTGGGGCGCTTAGGTCACTTTGATAAGGCTCGTAAGTTGATCGAAGACATCCCATTTGAGCCAAGTGTCATGGTATGGCGTGCTTTGCTTGGTGCCTGTGTTCTTCATAATGAAGTTGATCTTGGGAAAACAGCTGCTCAGCGTGTGCTTGAATTGGAACCACAAGATGAAACAACGTATGTGTTGTTATCAAATATGTATGCCACTTCGAAAAGGTGGAATAATGTAGCTTTTGTCCGGAAAACTATGAAGAAAAAACGACTAAAGAAGGAACCAGGACTTAGTTGGGTTGAAAACCAGGGCAGTGTTCATTATTTCTCTGTTGGTGATGCTTCACATCCTGATATCAAACTTATACACGGAATGTTGGAATGGCTCAACTTGAAAAGTAAGGGGGGAGGCTATGTTCCTAATTCTGATGTTATTCTACTTGATGTGGACGATGATGAAAAGATACGCCTCCTATGGTTACATAGTGAGAGATTAGCTTTAGCCTTTGCTTTAGTAAGAATGCCGCCTGGAAGCCCAATTCGGATTATTAAAAATCTACGAATATGTTTGGACTGTCATGCAGCAATCAAATTTATATCAACTCTTGTGCAGCGAGAAATTGTTATAAGAGATATAAATAGGTTTCACCACTTCCAAAGTGGAGCTTGTTCATGTGGTGATTACTGGTAATATACCTCAGCTCCTAGGCTTATATGTATCCATCTAAATGAAACTTGCCTGTTTTGGCCTCTTAAGGACTGATGCTGATAAAATGAAGGCTTAAAGCATCCACAACTATTTAAAGTTGTATGCCTATTTTAATTAGACACTTCAACCAACCTTATTTCCTATTAACACTTGATCAAAAGAGGAAGTGTGTATAATGCACATGCACATGATGTGACAAactattaaatcaaataaagacaCATGacatttcaattatatatatatatatatatatatatatatatatatatatatatatatgtttctattatatagaagagtcaTGAGAAAGACGACCAATGgcatattaataattttaacatcactttagggtaaaataataaCTGTATAATTAACggtcaaaataaaaatctagaAGAATTCATACATGTCTTAACTTTTGTTATGAGCTCATAAggatattattgtaattttgtttAAATGAAGAGTTATTATTACTTAATTAACTTCTTACAAAGAATAACAAATGTCTTTTGACATATTttggaaagaaaattttgaactaattaaaataaaatgagtttgaatagttaatatttttttcctaaaaatactttaaaggaATATTGCGtgaacatatttttaatattatgttacATAATATGACCATTAAATtcgtattttaattattaaaatagtcCTTAAAATGATGTAGCAgtagtttttaattaatttgaagaaaatatcaattttttttactaaaagaaTGAATAATGTTTGACTATCAAGGAATCAATAATTTGACAACATATTCGttgaaagattaaaaaatataaaattttcatttttatattttctttatatcaaatatgataaactatttaacaaagaaaatttaacattcaaatcctaatgaatattaaattcaaactaaagaaaatgagtagttaaaaaataaagaagaacaaaagaaaatgttaaTAGAAAAAGACTTTGTTTAGAAATATAGAGgaagaaaactaaaaaataaataaattagaaaaaaagtatattgattttatttttatttttttttgggagggggggggggagtttAAGCTTTGGAGTTTTCTTTACGATATGATATTAAGTgtagtataaaaaaaaagggataatgcacaagtaccccctcaatctatgtcccAAATcacagagacacacttatactataataagATCTTATaacccccttgaacttattttataagtaattttgtaccccttttcggcctacgtggcactatcttgtgtgGTCAACGCTGATTGACTCTTTTTTTTCAACCTAGTGTCATGTAGGCAAAaggggatagaaaattacttttaaaataagttcagggggttaTAGGACCTTAGTAAAATATAAGTGTATCTGTGCAATTtcagacataggttgagggggtataACATTAGgataattgttattgtatatagaaataaagtttctttcataattgttttttatttttgtggaggcaaaaatatttcttttaatattacgaaaattattattatatatagaaataaaactgctttcttgattgtttttattgttgtgaagttagaaattaattttttaagtatttctatttatcgaagacaataataaaatgtatcacAAAATTCATCGACAAAgtcaaatacaaacacattatACTTAAGTTAAAGCAATAGAGATTCGAAAGACTTTAAATCGATCTTTACGAATTGATTGATCAATGATTAGTATTTTATCAGATGGAAAGTTTATGGTGCAAATATCACAAAATGAAGATAAATAACATTGTGAAAAAAAGATACCACTTgtgaatatatatgaattttatacATTCCTTGAACATGAACTGTTTTAAACTCTTATTCTAAAGCAATTCTCTATTTCCTTGCtacaaagaattttttaaaattaaactttctCAATTTAGGTTGTAAACGACACATTTATGTTGTATGAccatttgaaataaattaaaatgtaatatattaaaaaattttactaaagaaaaaaatagtataaagtacagaaatttcatatctttgGAGGCTAATTACATCATATCCGAGAAATTTTCTCAATTacaaaaatcttgaatttttcaTTCCTTTCGACTACATTCTTTGGTTGTCCAATACATTGCAAATGACATATTAGAAGGGATAGATATGTTTCCAAGAGGAAATAGAAGGATCCGAGAGGAAATAGGATGCATCCAAGAgaggaataaaatattttaagctgtgaatttatctaattttttcaacaaaatatgtgaaattataTTGGGCCCGTATTACGGGTgttaaatatctattttctatttctattatatagaagagccCAATTGAGGACAACCAAAGGCAATTTtgtcatttcataaatattctagaatgtttgtttttatgttatgaCACCAAAAAAAGTGGTAATAgatttataataacaatacaaCCAAATATCTGTTTTTAAATGACATTTGTATCCTAATGATTTGGCATTTAAtttggatccacattttctataaatttttttttgtgtgtgaaattttcatcaaaccaaaaatatctattaaacaatggcattttagtaatttttatattatttaagggtgaagtaataattatataattaacgACCATAATGAAAATCTAGAAGAATCCATACATgtctttacttttaaaattgccctataaagatatttttataattgtgttaaaatgaagagtttctattaattaacattttacaaacaataataaatgcTAAGCTTGTTTTGACatgtttttgaaagaaaattttgaactaatttaaaataaaatgtgtttgaataattaacatttttattcctaaaaatactttaaagaattattgcataaacatatttttaatatttgttagaGAATATGATCACTAAATTTGTATcttgattattaaaataatatttaaaatgacgtatcaatatttttaattaatttgaagatatataaaattatatttacgtGACTAAAATAATGAACAATGTTTAACTATTTAACAGGGaaaatttttatacaatattttcttatatcaaatatgataaacTATTTGACAGGGAAAATTCGACATTAGAAAAAGTTAATATACAAATCccaagaaatattaaaatacaaactaaagaaaaatcagtagttaaaaaataaacaaaaaaacaaaaaatgaaaatgtcaaTAGAAAagggcttgagaaatatagaggaagaaaaaaatgaaaaaataaataataacttaaaataaaaacaagtatATTGGTTATTTTATGGGTGGTAAGATTCAAAGTTTCTTTTACGATATGATATTTAGAGTGTAGTATCAAGACAAATTATTAATGTAGtttaaaatataacattatgtcaattattatcgtattgtcacgacccaaatccgggccgcgactggcacccacacttaccctcctatgtgagcgaaccaaccaatctaaaccttaacatttcaatgtaatatcaacataaagtaatgcggaagacttaaactcattaataaaatcaataactattattatccccaaaatctggaagtcatcatcacaagaacatctatgatcaattactaaactaagagtattctaaaagctaaaacaagtaaaagctagtccatgccggaagttcaaggcatcaagacttgaagaagaagatccagtccaagctagaagcattagctcaccctgaatttccgatttagtaagactggcttgaattactgttgagtcgaagatgacggcacgtttgctgcactccacaaataaacaagaggaaaacaataaaagtaggggtcagtacaaaacacgggtactgagtagatatcatcgaccaactcaaaatagaaaacagtatgtattaagcaatatcctaaaatcaactaatatccttagcatgcagcatttacagttaccatgacccttggttacaacaccaagcacatcaatgaggactcacacctcctcatcatactcatttgggaattcagttcattagattgaatatattaacatatttcaagattcattatctttattcccctcatgtcggtacgtgacactccgctcctcaatatactatcctggtgtcggaacgtgacactccgatcctcattctatcctggtaccggaacgtggcacccgatccttattctatcctggtgtcggaacgtgacacccgatcctcatatactatcctggtaccggaacgtggcacccgatccatattctatcctggtgtcggaacgtgacacccgatcctcatatactatcctggtaccggaatgtggcacccgatccatattctatcctggtgtcggaacgtgacactccgatcctcatattctatcctggtaccggaatgtggcacctgatcccctaatctcactactttcgttcatcgagccttcttttataccaaggcatcatcattaacaaagtagattagggtttcttttcaagatttgggattcaatagcttcatcatgcttatttattcataattacataatcacatcattcatgcaagcatacaattaagcatatagaaggatttacaatactactaacacatatcattcactattaagagtttactacgaatagcatgaaaaccataacctacctccaccgaagaattgaaatcaagcaagttaatcctcaaagcttggtgctttcctcttctctcgatcggttctctctctcccttcttgttctttctgttttcttattcaaaccctctttcttttaccctaattagtatataattaagaataaaatatggcaataataccccacgaattaacttaaggttacctcttttaacccccaagaatttgagttattaatatcaacccacgaaatatataattatagcaggaatcgtccaaaacgcccctttaaaacttatccagaaatccgactccaactgggattatgcaaactgtgacgggccatcgcgtctgcgacggtccgtcctgctgtccgtcgcatagttcagaaacttgattttgggtgaatggcctgtgacggtccgtcacacctgtgacggtccgtcctgccactccgttacgaagttcagagagtcgattttcagtacccaatttcagattttctaagtgttttgaaacgagaccctgcgacggtccatcgtgcccatgacggtccgtcgtggggtccgtcgcctcagcctgtttttccagaaataaaatctggtgctcaaaacgactaaacaggtcgttacaatagataccaatttacccatcgttcgtccccaaacgatcacaagaaggaaaacaagggcgaaaaggagtacctgaatctgtaaacagatatgggtatttttctcacatatccgcctccttctcccaagtggcttctttaacgggtcgattcttcaattgaactttgatggatgcaatctcccttgatctcaacttgcgaatttctctatctagaatggcaacaggttcctcctcataagacaaattctcatcaagcaaaactgaatcccaacggataatgtagtttccatccccatggtatcttttcaacatcgacacatggaataccggatgtactccggacagccctggaggcaaggctaactcataatccacctcccctactctcttaagtacttcaaatggtccaatgtaccttggacttagtttaccccttttaccaaaccgcgtcacccctttcattggtgaaactttcaacaagacttgttcaccctccatgaactctaagtctctaacctttcgatctgcatattctttttgtctattttgcgccgctagaagcttttcttgaatagacttcactttttccatcgaatccctcaagagatcagtaccccaaggtctaacctcgaacgcatcaaaccaaccaatgggagacctacatctcctaccatacaatgcttcaaatggagccatatcaatgcttgagtgatagttattattgtatgaaaactccgctaagggtaggaagctatcccaat
This DNA window, taken from Solanum lycopersicum chromosome 5, SLM_r2.1, encodes the following:
- the LOC101253485 gene encoding putative pentatricopeptide repeat-containing protein At5g13230, mitochondrial → MLRYVMARTQPWKRFATFPASHCWALWHRQFSSQSLYLSKGQYTNLEISSFNSSTYANVLQNCIKNRDFIVGKALHCDVLKRGGCLDLFGQNILLNLYVKSELLHDAVQLFDEISTKNVVSFVTLLQGHLQAEEYVTAVELFNRLHREGHELNPFVFTTILKVLVGMDEAEMGWNIHACIYKLGFDSNPFVSTSLIDAYSVSGLVDFSRDVFNGIIDKDMVSWTGIITCYAENDYFEEALGCFSQMRLAGWMPNNYTFTSVIKACLSLLAIDVGKSVHGCVLKTRYEMDPSVGISLLDLYCKSGDLNDAACVFQEIPERDVVHWSFIIARYSQSDRCDEALKFFSQMRRALIVPNQFTFASVLQACASVEALDLGMQIHCYVTKFGLDSDVFVRNALMDVYSKCGKVENTVDMFLETENINDVSWNTIIVGHVQCGDGEKALALFIDMHEAQGRASSVTYSSLLRACATLAALEPGLQIHSFTIKTIYDQDLAVGNALVDMYAKCGSIKDARLVFEMMIERDVVSWNAMVSAYSMHGLGNEALSIFERMRRTHVKPNQLTFLGVLSACSNSGSLNHGYAYLSLMLDDYGIEPCVEHYTCMVSLLGRLGHFDKARKLIEDIPFEPSVMVWRALLGACVLHNEVDLGKTAAQRVLELEPQDETTYVLLSNMYATSKRWNNVAFVRKTMKKKRLKKEPGLSWVENQGSVHYFSVGDASHPDIKLIHGMLEWLNLKSKGGGYVPNSDVILLDVDDDEKIRLLWLHSERLALAFALVRMPPGSPIRIIKNLRICLDCHAAIKFISTLVQREIVIRDINRFHHFQSGACSCGDYW